A genome region from Archaeoglobus fulgidus DSM 4304 includes the following:
- the cca gene encoding CCA tRNA nucleotidyltransferase codes for MKVEEILEKALELVIPDEEEVRKGREAEEELRRRLDELGVEYVFVGSYARNTWLKGSLEIDVFLLFPEEFSKEELRERGLEIGKAVLDSYEIRYAEHPYVHGVVKGVEVDVVPCYKLKEPKNIKSAVDRTPFHHKWLEGRIKGKENEVRLLKGFLKANGIYGAEYKVRGFSGYLCELLIVFYGSFLETVKNARRWTRRTVIDVAKGEVRKGEEFFVVDPVDEKRNVAANLSLDNLARFVHLCREFMEAPSLGFFKPKHPLEIEPERLRKIVEERGTAVFAVKFRKPDIVDDNLYPQLERASRKIFEFLERENFMPLRSAFKASEEFCYLLFECQIKEISRVFRRMGPQFEDERNVKKFLSRNRAFRPFIENGRWWAFEMRKFTTPEEGVRSYASTHWHTLGKNVGESIREYFEIISGEKLFKEPVTAELCEMMGVKD; via the coding sequence ATGAAGGTTGAGGAGATACTTGAAAAAGCTCTCGAACTGGTCATTCCCGACGAGGAAGAGGTAAGGAAGGGAAGAGAGGCGGAGGAAGAGCTCAGAAGGAGACTTGACGAATTGGGTGTTGAGTACGTTTTCGTAGGCAGCTATGCGAGAAATACGTGGCTGAAAGGCAGCCTCGAGATAGACGTCTTTCTACTCTTTCCGGAAGAATTTTCAAAGGAGGAGCTCAGAGAGAGGGGGCTTGAAATCGGAAAGGCGGTTCTTGACAGCTATGAAATCAGGTATGCTGAGCATCCCTACGTTCATGGAGTTGTTAAGGGCGTTGAGGTCGATGTGGTGCCCTGCTACAAGCTTAAAGAGCCGAAGAATATCAAGTCAGCAGTTGACAGAACTCCCTTCCACCACAAATGGCTCGAAGGCAGGATAAAGGGGAAGGAGAACGAGGTCAGGCTGCTGAAAGGATTTCTGAAAGCAAATGGTATTTACGGAGCGGAGTACAAGGTGAGGGGGTTTTCCGGCTACCTCTGCGAGCTTTTGATTGTTTTTTACGGCTCTTTCCTTGAGACGGTCAAAAACGCAAGGCGCTGGACGAGGAGAACGGTAATCGATGTGGCAAAGGGAGAGGTGAGGAAAGGAGAGGAGTTTTTCGTGGTTGACCCCGTTGATGAGAAAAGGAATGTTGCTGCAAACCTGAGCCTCGACAATCTGGCGAGATTCGTGCATCTCTGCAGAGAGTTCATGGAGGCACCTTCTCTGGGATTCTTCAAGCCGAAGCATCCTTTGGAAATTGAGCCTGAGAGGCTGAGAAAAATTGTCGAGGAGAGAGGGACTGCGGTTTTTGCGGTTAAGTTCAGAAAGCCAGATATCGTTGATGACAACCTCTACCCGCAGCTCGAGAGGGCATCAAGAAAAATCTTCGAGTTTTTGGAGAGGGAGAACTTCATGCCGCTCCGCTCCGCCTTTAAAGCCTCAGAGGAGTTCTGCTATCTGCTGTTTGAATGTCAGATTAAGGAGATTTCAAGGGTTTTCAGAAGAATGGGACCTCAGTTCGAGGACGAGCGGAACGTCAAGAAGTTTCTTTCCAGAAACAGGGCGTTCAGACCGTTCATCGAGAATGGAAGATGGTGGGCTTTCGAGATGAGAAAGTTCACGACTCCTGAGGAGGGTGTGAGGTCTTACGCTTCAACCCACTGGCACACTCTCGGCAAAAACGTAGGCGAGTCGATTAGGGAGTATTTCGAAATAATTTCGGGGGAGAAGCTGTTTAAGGAGCCTGTTACAGCCGAGCTCTGCGAGATGATGGGGGTGAAAGATTGA
- the thpR gene encoding RNA 2',3'-cyclic phosphodiesterase, whose amino-acid sequence MRLFVAVDVDDSIREKVKPILKELSGVSGVKAVEPENLHITLLFLGEVGEEKLARIEERLSEVTFQPFKISFEGVGAFPNPGSPRVVWIGVKEEGELTRLANSVYEKLKKLGFRRDKDFKAHLTVGRVKRKNPEVADIVRKYSSESFGEMEVRDFRLKQSILTPKGPIYKDLRVFE is encoded by the coding sequence ATGAGACTGTTCGTTGCGGTTGATGTGGACGACTCAATCAGGGAGAAGGTTAAGCCAATCCTAAAGGAGCTCTCCGGTGTCAGCGGGGTTAAGGCCGTAGAACCCGAAAACCTGCACATCACGCTGCTTTTCCTCGGAGAGGTGGGCGAGGAGAAGCTTGCAAGAATTGAGGAAAGACTTTCGGAGGTTACCTTCCAGCCGTTTAAGATTTCCTTCGAGGGTGTCGGTGCTTTTCCGAATCCCGGTTCTCCAAGGGTTGTGTGGATTGGAGTGAAGGAGGAGGGTGAGCTTACAAGGCTGGCAAACTCGGTCTATGAGAAGCTGAAAAAACTCGGTTTCAGAAGGGACAAGGACTTCAAAGCGCATCTAACGGTTGGAAGGGTGAAGAGAAAAAATCCCGAGGTTGCGGACATCGTAAGGAAGTACTCCTCCGAGAGCTTCGGCGAGATGGAGGTAAGAGACTTCAGGCTTAAGCAGAGTATTTTAACCCCGAAGGGTCCGATTTACAAGGATTTGAGGGTATTCGAATGA
- a CDS encoding DUF7490 domain-containing protein: MNEKVVVAAIVIIIASAIAVAVTASKFESYARFGDIDMKLEAVNDSHAVVTFVTEVRKENVEEFAIKAKIYDIQTDLLLNELEETFKSPESRFTAELTIPFEKTRDYKIVLYLQVGDRIYDSYRLTLRNLRNLVSEDMKLEASLVDSDFLLTSVKNGSVGFVARFYVESVKDYDVVARIKVLQADSNVLVGESWKNVTLQKGKTNIVSAEFEVPDDYNYVVKLDVWRNGKLVKSWADVLNLAPTKKLSKGEVEKEVDFEAEKFVTAVEPEYVPKSGGVPGFEVVFALMALAGVALWRKARR, encoded by the coding sequence ATGAATGAAAAGGTGGTTGTTGCAGCAATCGTCATAATTATTGCCTCTGCCATTGCCGTTGCAGTCACTGCATCGAAATTCGAGAGCTATGCGAGATTTGGAGACATCGACATGAAGCTTGAGGCCGTCAATGACAGCCACGCAGTCGTAACCTTTGTCACCGAAGTGAGAAAGGAAAACGTGGAAGAGTTCGCGATAAAGGCGAAAATTTACGACATTCAGACTGATCTGCTGCTCAATGAGCTTGAAGAGACTTTCAAGAGTCCTGAGTCAAGATTCACGGCAGAATTAACGATTCCCTTCGAAAAGACTCGCGATTACAAAATAGTCCTTTATCTCCAGGTTGGAGACAGGATTTACGACTCCTACCGTCTAACGCTCAGAAATCTCAGGAATCTCGTATCTGAAGACATGAAACTCGAAGCATCGCTGGTTGATTCGGACTTCCTGCTGACATCGGTCAAAAACGGGAGTGTTGGCTTTGTGGCGAGGTTCTACGTTGAGAGTGTGAAGGATTACGATGTGGTGGCGAGGATTAAGGTTCTTCAGGCTGATTCAAACGTTCTTGTGGGGGAGAGCTGGAAGAACGTGACGCTTCAGAAGGGTAAGACCAACATAGTCTCGGCTGAATTTGAGGTGCCAGACGATTACAACTACGTGGTTAAGCTGGACGTATGGAGGAACGGTAAGCTTGTGAAAAGCTGGGCTGATGTGCTTAACCTTGCTCCAACTAAGAAGCTGTCCAAGGGGGAGGTTGAGAAGGAGGTTGACTTCGAGGCGGAGAAGTTCGTGACGGCTGTGGAGCCAGAATACGTTCCGAAAAGTGGCGGGGTGCCGGGGTTTGAAGTGGTTTTTGCCCTGATGGCCCTTGCGGGTGTGGCCTTATGGAGGAAGGCGAGACGGTAA
- a CDS encoding DUF1254 domain-containing protein has translation MRKYIAVFAISAIIAHIAFVAFLPKLIMVFYFYTTTSAGYEENKIYHAPPINSSQRTVVLPSPNLLYSFCIYDVSEGPLLIEAKVPENTYWSVSFYDSFTNNFFTINDRQVKGMAKILLVKEGTEVKTDAIVVRAKDEHGFVLFRTFIPDKALIPQLDALRQRWKCEPTKTYLFD, from the coding sequence ATGAGGAAGTATATCGCAGTCTTCGCAATTTCCGCCATCATCGCTCACATCGCCTTTGTAGCCTTCCTTCCCAAGCTGATAATGGTTTTCTACTTCTACACAACAACCTCGGCAGGCTACGAAGAGAACAAAATCTACCACGCACCTCCAATAAACTCAAGCCAGAGAACCGTCGTTCTGCCAAGCCCCAACCTGCTTTACTCCTTCTGCATCTACGACGTCTCCGAGGGGCCTTTGCTGATTGAAGCAAAAGTTCCTGAGAACACTTACTGGTCCGTCTCCTTCTACGATTCCTTCACAAACAACTTCTTCACCATCAACGACCGTCAGGTTAAAGGGATGGCCAAGATTTTGCTGGTGAAAGAGGGCACTGAAGTTAAAACAGATGCCATTGTGGTCAGAGCAAAGGATGAGCACGGCTTCGTCCTCTTCAGAACCTTCATTCCTGACAAAGCCCTCATCCCCCAGCTTGACGCTTTGAGGCAGCGGTGGAAGTGCGAGCCAACCAAAACATATTTATTTGATTAG
- a CDS encoding DUF1214 domain-containing protein → MKWLILAAIAGIAFGVITAYYAVDYIADLFSVKNGPWETNLLAGSEKADIYTRAAIAIHALFALNRSEAVYFIATTDSSNQPLRLNCDYRIEGGKFPARWWSITVYGSDHFLIPNEYDIYAVTGESVKWSDGKWVVKLSQRHREGSWIPLRGEGNFILVLRLYNPEQIVYESPQSVQLPEIILEGCR, encoded by the coding sequence GTGAAGTGGCTGATTCTCGCTGCCATCGCAGGCATTGCATTCGGAGTGATTACAGCCTACTACGCCGTTGATTACATCGCAGACCTTTTCAGCGTGAAAAACGGTCCGTGGGAGACTAACTTGCTTGCAGGCTCTGAAAAGGCCGACATCTACACCAGAGCTGCCATTGCCATCCACGCCCTTTTCGCCCTCAACAGGTCTGAGGCTGTTTACTTTATCGCAACAACGGATAGCAGCAATCAGCCCCTGAGGCTAAACTGCGACTACAGAATTGAGGGAGGAAAGTTTCCAGCGAGATGGTGGAGCATCACCGTTTACGGCTCTGACCACTTTCTCATTCCCAACGAATACGACATCTATGCAGTGACTGGAGAGAGTGTGAAGTGGAGTGACGGGAAGTGGGTTGTGAAGCTCTCTCAGAGGCATCGGGAGGGCAGCTGGATTCCTCTGAGGGGTGAAGGGAACTTCATTCTCGTCCTGAGGCTTTACAATCCCGAACAAATCGTTTACGAGAGCCCGCAGTCAGTCCAGCTGCCAGAAATTATTCTGGAGGGGTGCAGATGA
- a CDS encoding DUF86 domain-containing protein, whose translation MDEKRIARYLDKFGHIEERVGDILNWIEEAKVDKKSRLAVYKAAQEAVEAACDLVAMFLRDSGVPPKDDYTNFQKWGEMVDKNISECLKVANGLRNRLVHRYNGLDDRIALNSIEEIIPCLQEFVKVMKSWLRKKM comes from the coding sequence GTGGACGAAAAGAGGATTGCCAGATATCTCGACAAGTTTGGACACATTGAGGAGAGAGTTGGTGACATTCTGAACTGGATTGAGGAGGCAAAAGTTGACAAAAAGTCGAGACTGGCAGTTTATAAAGCTGCTCAGGAGGCTGTTGAAGCTGCATGCGATCTTGTGGCGATGTTTCTTAGAGATTCTGGCGTTCCCCCAAAAGACGATTACACCAACTTCCAGAAATGGGGGGAGATGGTTGATAAAAATATTTCAGAATGTTTAAAAGTTGCGAATGGGCTTAGAAACAGGCTGGTTCACCGCTACAATGGACTTGATGATAGAATTGCCCTCAACTCAATAGAGGAGATCATTCCGTGCCTTCAGGAATTTGTGAAGGTGATGAAGTCGTGGCTGAGAAAAAAGATGTAA
- a CDS encoding zinc dependent phospholipase C family protein yields MEYLSGSIAPDAGYTISVDWGKKFHGEDVNKAIKIANTMLSLAKGTDEKAFAKGWLAHLMQDRVAHGNGQGLPNDRTYGVGYSNYAAQKYGIDHITAEFYVNGRVIHEKGWNWDFVRIAIPTKLIAKAMKSLYGSSPSESDLSNAYNKFAAEYYAELTFWNSPAGNTLYLSLYLTGVVADYDDYVQEVNCNPYEKSIELTRSPNAMSATFSPLVAKDAKGTNVQIKKWVKEYATMLEKSGAIKVSRKFENGWLVIEFKMTDKAKADKIAEQVLRNMVKSGELPENTAKILSRMF; encoded by the coding sequence ATGGAATACTTATCTGGCTCCATTGCGCCGGATGCTGGCTATACGATCTCTGTTGACTGGGGTAAAAAATTCCATGGTGAAGACGTGAATAAGGCAATCAAAATAGCGAACACAATGTTGAGCTTGGCAAAAGGAACCGACGAAAAAGCATTCGCAAAAGGATGGCTAGCCCATTTAATGCAGGATAGGGTGGCCCACGGAAACGGACAAGGACTGCCCAATGATCGCACCTACGGTGTGGGTTACTCAAACTACGCTGCACAGAAATACGGAATAGATCACATAACAGCAGAATTTTACGTGAACGGCAGAGTCATCCACGAAAAAGGTTGGAACTGGGACTTCGTGAGGATCGCCATCCCTACGAAACTTATTGCAAAGGCCATGAAATCGCTTTACGGCTCCTCCCCAAGTGAGAGTGACCTGAGCAACGCCTACAACAAGTTCGCTGCCGAATATTATGCTGAACTGACTTTCTGGAACTCACCTGCAGGGAACACACTCTATCTATCTCTGTATTTAACGGGCGTCGTTGCAGACTACGATGATTACGTTCAAGAAGTTAATTGCAATCCGTACGAGAAATCGATTGAACTGACGAGAAGTCCAAACGCAATGTCAGCAACCTTTAGCCCCCTCGTTGCTAAGGATGCCAAAGGCACTAACGTGCAAATCAAAAAATGGGTGAAAGAATATGCTACGATGCTTGAGAAGTCTGGAGCAATAAAAGTTAGCAGAAAATTCGAAAACGGGTGGTTGGTAATCGAGTTCAAAATGACCGACAAAGCGAAAGCGGACAAAATCGCTGAGCAAGTCCTGCGAAACATGGTAAAATCGGGCGAACTTCCCGAGAACACTGCAAAAATTTTAAGCCGGATGTTTTGA
- a CDS encoding NAD(P)H-dependent flavin oxidoreductase — protein sequence MNRIAKLLKTKYPIVQGPMAGITLGEFASTVSEAGGLGVIASAGLSPEKLKEEIEKVKNRTDKPFAVNIPIYQPGSEKNLETALKADVGIIYTSAGSPEKYTERVKESGAKVIHKVSRLKEGLKAEKAGVDAVVAMGFEAGGIIGRSGVTSFCLIPELADNLSIPVVAAGGIADERGFAAALILGAEGVEIGTRLLATKECPVPESIKQAILKATCDSTMVIESPVVMRALKPELSGDSENPALGGQVSGLIKEILTVEEVIRKIAEGLNKAKF from the coding sequence ATGAACAGGATTGCTAAACTCCTCAAAACGAAGTATCCGATAGTTCAGGGCCCGATGGCCGGAATAACTCTCGGAGAATTTGCTTCTACAGTGTCTGAGGCTGGCGGGCTTGGAGTTATAGCTTCTGCCGGCCTTTCGCCTGAAAAACTAAAAGAGGAGATAGAGAAAGTTAAGAACAGGACTGATAAGCCCTTCGCCGTGAACATTCCAATATATCAGCCCGGCTCGGAGAAGAATCTTGAGACTGCACTTAAAGCTGATGTTGGGATTATTTACACCTCTGCAGGAAGCCCGGAGAAATACACTGAGAGAGTAAAGGAATCCGGGGCAAAAGTCATACACAAGGTGTCGAGGTTGAAAGAGGGGCTGAAAGCGGAGAAGGCGGGAGTGGATGCTGTGGTTGCGATGGGCTTTGAGGCGGGAGGGATTATAGGGAGGAGTGGTGTAACATCCTTCTGCTTGATTCCTGAGCTTGCCGACAACCTCAGCATTCCAGTTGTAGCCGCTGGCGGGATAGCAGATGAGAGGGGATTTGCTGCAGCCCTGATTCTCGGAGCGGAAGGTGTTGAGATTGGCACGAGACTGCTTGCAACCAAAGAGTGTCCCGTGCCGGAAAGCATTAAGCAAGCTATTTTAAAAGCCACCTGCGACTCCACGATGGTTATTGAGAGCCCGGTTGTAATGAGAGCTCTCAAGCCAGAGCTGAGCGGAGATTCTGAGAATCCTGCTCTGGGAGGGCAGGTTTCAGGGCTGATTAAGGAGATTCTTACGGTTGAAGAGGTAATCAGGAAAATTGCAGAGGGGCTGAATAAAGCTAAATTCTAA
- a CDS encoding PIN domain-containing protein: MPNDAIILSTCKFYGVKYLISFDGDFKRACKEEGIKLIDGICLMMNT, translated from the coding sequence TTGCCAAATGACGCTATAATCCTTTCCACCTGTAAATTTTATGGAGTAAAATATCTGATTTCGTTTGATGGTGATTTTAAGAGGGCATGCAAAGAGGAGGGTATAAAGCTTATTGACGGCATTTGTTTGATGATGAATACATAG
- a CDS encoding PD-(D/E)XK nuclease family protein, with the protein MKLSRLKRKHKRVISVGKIAEQFWCEMKVELKLLYDIKPSNALVRKGKRIHDEISGKASLPRPKNFIDWLGGQIYFTNLSIESFLKSGLGREVFLVTKVDGDGWRWYLSGSIDEIRKKGGRTQVVERKTRLREEVPENESHKVQGLLYHLMLDEARRQKVSRNVKRAYGVVERAAISKEFSQAVGMTERNVKAMLRTLDSKLPMIPELDEEVVVIYESQKTGERIGEVRFKAQREEIERILQFSREYWAGEREALKTRENWKCRFCEVRKYCL; encoded by the coding sequence GTGAAGCTCTCCCGACTTAAGAGGAAGCACAAAAGGGTTATTTCAGTTGGTAAGATTGCAGAGCAATTCTGGTGCGAGATGAAAGTTGAGCTGAAGCTTCTTTACGACATAAAGCCCTCGAACGCTCTTGTTCGGAAAGGAAAGAGAATTCACGATGAAATATCTGGCAAAGCAAGCCTTCCGAGGCCCAAAAACTTCATCGACTGGTTGGGCGGGCAGATTTACTTCACCAACCTTTCCATTGAGAGCTTTCTTAAATCTGGCCTTGGCAGGGAGGTTTTTCTCGTTACAAAAGTTGATGGTGACGGCTGGAGGTGGTATCTCAGCGGTTCCATCGACGAAATCAGGAAAAAGGGTGGTAGAACTCAGGTGGTGGAAAGGAAGACGAGGCTGAGGGAAGAGGTGCCTGAGAATGAATCACACAAAGTTCAGGGGCTTCTTTACCACCTAATGCTTGATGAGGCGAGGAGACAGAAGGTCAGTAGGAATGTGAAGAGGGCCTATGGTGTCGTGGAGAGAGCAGCAATCAGCAAGGAGTTCTCTCAAGCTGTGGGGATGACAGAGAGGAATGTTAAGGCCATGCTCAGAACGCTGGACTCAAAGCTCCCCATGATTCCTGAACTTGATGAGGAGGTCGTGGTTATTTACGAAAGCCAGAAGACTGGTGAGAGGATAGGTGAGGTGAGGTTTAAAGCTCAGAGGGAGGAAATTGAGAGGATTCTGCAATTTTCGAGGGAGTACTGGGCGGGAGAGAGGGAGGCTTTAAAAACAAGAGAAAACTGGAAGTGCAGGTTCTGTGAGGTTAGGAAGTACTGCCTATGA
- a CDS encoding UbiA-like polyprenyltransferase produces the protein MQRIKMYLDFIKIEHTLFALPFAYAGAFLAEGGLISLRLAFLILTAFTGLRTAAMTFNRIIDREIDAKNPRTAMRHLPAGLISLKEAYTIAFLALAIYFISAALINKTALMLSPIPAITAYIYPYLKRFTCLCHYVLGLNLAFAPLGGWIAVTDSIDIFGSELVPTLIGVAVMFWVAGFDMIYGLQDVDFDRSNNLHSIGAHFGVRAALWLSRLNHVIFFALIAIALQIHNAKLAELFLPLIALLLFYEHYIVRDGYDEAKIQIAFFYVNALVSSALLAAIFADAIFSKLL, from the coding sequence ATGCAGCGAATTAAGATGTATCTGGACTTCATAAAGATCGAGCACACGCTCTTCGCCCTCCCGTTCGCCTACGCTGGAGCCTTTCTCGCAGAGGGGGGACTTATAAGCCTCAGGCTGGCTTTTTTGATTTTAACAGCCTTCACCGGCCTTAGAACGGCAGCGATGACCTTCAACAGGATTATAGATAGGGAGATTGATGCAAAGAATCCCAGAACGGCGATGAGACATCTCCCAGCTGGCCTCATTAGCCTGAAGGAAGCCTATACCATAGCATTTTTGGCTCTTGCGATTTACTTCATCTCAGCTGCACTCATCAACAAAACTGCCCTCATGCTCTCCCCAATCCCCGCAATAACTGCCTACATCTATCCCTACCTCAAGCGCTTCACCTGCCTCTGCCACTACGTTCTCGGCCTGAACCTTGCTTTTGCCCCGCTGGGAGGGTGGATTGCCGTCACAGACTCAATCGACATTTTCGGCAGCGAGCTCGTCCCCACTCTTATTGGTGTAGCTGTGATGTTCTGGGTTGCTGGCTTCGACATGATATACGGCCTTCAGGATGTGGATTTCGACCGCAGCAACAACCTTCACTCAATTGGTGCTCATTTTGGTGTTAGAGCTGCCCTCTGGCTTTCAAGGCTAAACCACGTCATCTTCTTCGCCCTCATCGCCATCGCCCTTCAAATCCATAACGCTAAGCTTGCAGAGCTTTTTCTTCCTTTAATCGCCCTTTTGCTCTTCTACGAGCATTACATTGTCAGGGATGGCTACGATGAGGCAAAAATTCAGATTGCCTTCTTTTACGTCAATGCCCTCGTCAGCTCGGCACTTCTTGCAGCCATTTTCGCCGATGCCATTTTCAGTAAATTACTTTAA
- the trm14 gene encoding tRNA (guanine(6)-N2)-methyltransferase has product MKRVQNLLVAVGLSPNYHRRTYPSGKKSLVVRFYATLTPGLEDVAAKEVESFGCKVEEIRERRGRIFFSGEKSAIPLLNHFSRTLERLNVLLLRCEVEGLDDIYAAVKGLDFSFVKGKSFAIRSLRVGEHDFTSMDIARVAGQAVIDSFMESYGERLKVNLNQPDVIIRVELVDSELFVGVDTTGDDAMHKRWWRVYNHPAHLNAAIACGMLRIADWKVDESLIDPMCGSGTIPIEAALMVRNVPNLRDFAYKKLCEWELAFEPNEVRLKLYGMEKFRKHLVGAIRNAVNAGVADTIEFRQGDATEMTGEYDVIITNPPYGLRIHRKGAIERLYHSFARAAKRCMNQNSRLVIITAEHRVFANAAEEAGLQCTHERFVKYGGLLTKIMVFMI; this is encoded by the coding sequence ATGAAGCGAGTTCAGAATCTCCTCGTCGCTGTAGGGCTTTCCCCGAATTATCACCGAAGAACATATCCGTCGGGAAAGAAAAGTCTTGTCGTGAGGTTCTATGCCACTCTCACCCCGGGTCTTGAGGATGTTGCAGCCAAGGAAGTGGAGAGTTTCGGGTGCAAAGTGGAGGAAATCAGAGAAAGAAGGGGCAGGATCTTCTTTTCCGGGGAAAAGTCTGCAATCCCCCTGCTGAACCACTTTTCGAGAACTCTGGAAAGGCTGAACGTGTTGCTGCTGAGGTGCGAAGTTGAGGGGCTTGATGACATCTACGCAGCGGTAAAGGGGCTGGATTTCAGCTTTGTTAAAGGAAAAAGCTTTGCCATAAGGAGCTTGAGGGTTGGGGAGCACGATTTCACGTCAATGGACATAGCGAGAGTAGCGGGGCAGGCTGTGATTGACAGCTTCATGGAGAGCTACGGGGAGAGGTTGAAGGTAAATCTCAATCAACCAGACGTGATTATTAGGGTTGAGCTTGTTGATAGCGAGCTCTTCGTTGGGGTTGACACCACAGGAGATGATGCGATGCATAAGCGGTGGTGGAGGGTTTACAACCATCCTGCTCACCTCAACGCTGCCATAGCGTGCGGGATGTTGAGAATCGCCGATTGGAAGGTTGACGAATCCCTCATCGACCCCATGTGCGGCAGCGGAACGATTCCAATCGAGGCTGCCTTAATGGTGAGGAATGTTCCGAACTTGAGGGATTTTGCCTACAAAAAGCTTTGCGAGTGGGAGCTGGCTTTTGAGCCAAATGAAGTCAGGCTGAAACTTTACGGAATGGAGAAGTTTCGAAAGCACCTTGTTGGTGCTATCAGAAACGCCGTAAATGCGGGAGTTGCAGACACCATCGAGTTCAGGCAGGGAGATGCAACGGAGATGACAGGAGAGTATGACGTTATAATCACAAACCCGCCATATGGCCTTAGAATTCACCGAAAGGGCGCAATTGAAAGGCTGTATCACAGCTTTGCCAGAGCGGCAAAAAGGTGTATGAACCAGAACTCGAGGCTTGTTATCATAACGGCTGAGCACAGGGTCTTTGCAAATGCCGCTGAGGAAGCAGGACTGCAGTGCACTCACGAGAGATTCGTGAAATATGGCGGGCTTTTAACAAAAATTATGGTTTTCATGATTTAG
- a CDS encoding molybdenum cofactor biosynthesis protein MoaE — MKVFVPENWDELKGKLAERGRVVEVRKGDGEEECCAFIGKSLRMTAGPKNMREALETLADLGFDYAAIIGFELELEGLEKGLGFKIPKVKSVEEVERAPEVESLKSIVLKTKCVEGVEKCGAIGIFIGFVRKESDGKTVSRLEYEAYDEMLNEKAREIEERVKQMPGIVNARVYHKRGILLPGEDIVYITVMGEHRKDIWEPLKEAVELMKKELPIWKKEVYEDGEVWVHDAERTKS; from the coding sequence ATGAAGGTTTTCGTTCCCGAGAACTGGGATGAGCTGAAGGGAAAGCTGGCTGAGAGGGGAAGAGTTGTAGAGGTGAGGAAGGGAGATGGAGAGGAGGAGTGCTGCGCCTTCATTGGAAAGTCCCTCAGGATGACAGCAGGCCCTAAGAACATGAGGGAGGCGCTGGAAACCCTCGCAGATCTGGGGTTTGATTATGCTGCTATCATTGGTTTCGAGCTGGAGCTTGAGGGGCTTGAAAAGGGCCTCGGATTCAAGATTCCAAAGGTAAAGAGCGTGGAGGAGGTTGAGAGGGCTCCTGAAGTGGAGTCCCTAAAATCCATCGTTCTCAAAACAAAGTGCGTTGAAGGAGTGGAGAAATGCGGAGCAATTGGCATTTTCATAGGCTTTGTGCGGAAGGAGTCTGACGGGAAGACGGTAAGCAGGCTTGAGTATGAGGCTTATGATGAAATGCTGAACGAGAAGGCGAGGGAGATTGAGGAGAGAGTAAAGCAGATGCCCGGAATTGTAAATGCCAGAGTTTACCACAAGAGGGGGATTCTGCTGCCGGGGGAGGACATAGTTTACATCACCGTTATGGGAGAGCACAGGAAGGACATCTGGGAGCCTTTGAAGGAGGCAGTGGAGTTGATGAAAAAGGAGCTTCCAATCTGGAAGAAGGAGGTTTACGAGGATGGAGAGGTTTGGGTGCACGATGCCGAGAGAACTAAATCATGA
- a CDS encoding metallophosphoesterase, with translation MKRILAVADTHLKEWNLPEKLIELMEGADFVVHAGDFESYKVYKKFSDYELYAVAGNSDDDKIKEELDEELVFEVEGVRFGLVHKGNFINQFHDLGYKAMELGVDVLVFGHLHRFVLEEVRGKLLVCPGSPTQPRMSVASCAEIAVDGSKVDVKYHVVQPLFCGMDVYEKLEGCG, from the coding sequence ATGAAAAGAATTCTGGCTGTGGCAGACACGCACCTGAAAGAATGGAATCTTCCGGAGAAGCTCATAGAGCTTATGGAAGGAGCAGATTTTGTCGTTCACGCAGGGGACTTTGAAAGCTACAAGGTTTACAAAAAGTTCTCAGATTACGAGCTTTATGCTGTAGCTGGAAACAGCGACGATGATAAAATTAAGGAGGAGCTTGATGAAGAGCTGGTTTTTGAGGTTGAGGGGGTTAGATTCGGTTTAGTGCACAAGGGCAACTTCATCAACCAGTTCCACGACCTTGGCTATAAGGCAATGGAGCTTGGTGTTGATGTGCTTGTTTTCGGCCACTTACACCGTTTTGTTCTTGAAGAGGTTAGAGGAAAGCTTCTTGTTTGTCCCGGCAGCCCAACGCAGCCAAGAATGTCGGTTGCGAGCTGTGCTGAGATTGCTGTTGATGGAAGTAAGGTTGATGTTAAATATCATGTTGTTCAGCCGCTTTTCTGCGGTATGGACGTTTACGAGAAGCTGGAGGGGTGTGGATGA